A region from the Chitinophaga sp. Cy-1792 genome encodes:
- a CDS encoding DMT family transporter, with protein sequence MVRYILMVLGGAVSFGILSSFVKLAYQHGYNTAQISFLQALIGAIVLWIVFVISKRPAASRKQVPLLLMTGATIGVATFLYYLSVKFIPASVAIVLLMQFTWIGILIEWIFFKKKPSLTELFIAAVILSGTIMASGSSLAGGMSLSVKGVLIVLAASLVYAAYIVANSRIGRDICWQNKSAWIMTGAAAAIWMMNIKSVNVHLLMEMDLLRWCIFLAFFGTILPPILFAIGIPKVGATVSSLLMTVELPVAALSAHFILGEQITELQLAGIAIMLVAIMSMNFIRSARQKKEMAATA encoded by the coding sequence ATGGTGAGATATATTTTGATGGTGCTCGGTGGTGCTGTGAGTTTCGGTATCCTGTCATCTTTTGTGAAACTGGCCTACCAACATGGCTATAATACCGCCCAGATTTCGTTTTTACAGGCACTGATTGGTGCTATTGTACTCTGGATCGTTTTCGTGATTTCCAAACGTCCTGCTGCCAGCAGAAAGCAGGTTCCCTTGCTGCTCATGACGGGTGCCACCATCGGTGTAGCCACTTTCCTCTATTATCTTTCCGTAAAATTCATCCCCGCCTCTGTAGCCATTGTACTACTTATGCAGTTTACCTGGATTGGTATACTGATAGAATGGATTTTCTTTAAAAAGAAACCTTCGCTGACAGAATTATTCATCGCTGCAGTAATTCTCTCGGGTACAATTATGGCCAGTGGCTCGTCGCTGGCAGGTGGTATGTCGCTCTCTGTAAAAGGTGTACTCATTGTACTGGCGGCCTCCCTCGTATATGCCGCCTATATTGTTGCCAACAGCCGGATCGGACGTGACATCTGCTGGCAGAATAAAAGCGCCTGGATCATGACCGGCGCAGCTGCCGCCATCTGGATGATGAATATTAAATCTGTCAATGTTCACCTGCTCATGGAAATGGATCTCCTACGCTGGTGCATATTCCTGGCTTTCTTCGGTACCATACTCCCTCCAATACTCTTTGCGATCGGCATTCCAAAGGTTGGCGCTACTGTCAGCAGTCTGCTGATGACGGTAGAACTCCCGGTAGCGGCGCTCTCTGCACACTTTATTTTAGGGGAACAGATCACAGAACTGCAGCTGGCCGGCATCGCTATTATGCTGGTGGCCATTATGAGCATGAACTTTATCAGGTCTGCCCGGCAAAAGAAAGAAATGGCTGCAACCGCATAA
- a CDS encoding MarR family winged helix-turn-helix transcriptional regulator: MEDRDFLRELSYEGISSRIKRLSDTLLYGTKEFYKEIGIDIEPNWYLVFRLLQEYRQLSIKEVAARMQFSHPASIKIIRNMQEKGYLEVATDPADSRKQLISLSAKARKAMPELEKYWAAGLATMKEVLEDNPEFSAMLAKLEDKVQEIGFKERALRNLKKTQRKK; this comes from the coding sequence ATGGAAGATAGAGATTTTCTCAGAGAGCTTTCATATGAGGGTATCTCCAGCAGGATAAAGCGTTTAAGTGATACACTCCTGTATGGTACAAAGGAATTTTACAAAGAGATAGGTATAGACATAGAGCCAAACTGGTACCTTGTATTTCGATTATTACAGGAGTATAGGCAACTATCAATAAAGGAAGTAGCCGCGCGTATGCAGTTTTCTCATCCGGCAAGTATTAAAATTATCCGAAATATGCAGGAGAAAGGCTACCTGGAAGTAGCAACAGACCCTGCCGATTCAAGGAAACAGCTGATATCTTTGTCTGCAAAGGCAAGGAAAGCCATGCCGGAACTGGAAAAATACTGGGCGGCAGGCTTAGCTACGATGAAGGAAGTACTGGAAGATAATCCGGAATTTTCGGCTATGCTGGCAAAACTGGAGGATAAGGTACAGGAAATTGGATTTAAAGAAAGGGCATTAAGGAATCTAAAAAAAACACAACGGAAAAAATAA
- a CDS encoding DUF2199 domain-containing protein, which yields MAKYTCTCCGKEHDEWPALGFIAPDDYAQLPEEKKADETYCELTHDFCTVNHPDQTDRFVRGVLFQKITDHCDTLDYGVWTSLSEKSFKDYYDNFNNPEHEAVYFGWLSNDLADYTFESCIPLNVVCAGDGKRPEFIPHESHDHPFVRDYYNGITKAEAERRIADMLAKTTHG from the coding sequence ATGGCGAAATATACCTGTACCTGCTGTGGTAAAGAACATGACGAATGGCCTGCGCTCGGATTTATAGCTCCGGATGATTATGCGCAGTTACCGGAAGAAAAAAAGGCAGATGAAACATATTGTGAACTGACGCACGACTTTTGTACAGTCAATCACCCGGACCAGACAGACCGTTTTGTACGCGGTGTGCTTTTTCAGAAAATAACTGACCATTGTGATACGCTCGACTATGGCGTATGGACTTCCCTCAGTGAAAAAAGCTTCAAAGACTATTACGATAATTTTAATAACCCGGAACATGAGGCGGTTTATTTCGGATGGCTGTCAAACGATCTGGCAGATTATACTTTCGAGTCTTGCATTCCATTAAATGTAGTGTGTGCAGGAGACGGTAAACGTCCCGAATTTATCCCGCATGAAAGCCATGACCATCCTTTTGTAAGGGATTATTACAATGGTATCACCAAAGCAGAAGCAGAGCGTCGTATTGCAGATATGCTGGCTAAAACTACTCACGGTTGA
- a CDS encoding DUF2199 domain-containing protein, with protein MAKYTCTCCGKEHDEWPALGFAAPLAYAMLSEEDRANEDICELTTDLCVVRYPNLDRVDYYVRAVLLQKVIDHCDALEYGVWTSLSEKSFMDYYEHFENQEYEAGYFGWLGNALPDYEFNVAIPLDVIYSGKGQRPELVPHENVDHPFIKDYYNGITKAEAERRIAAMLANM; from the coding sequence ATGGCGAAATATACCTGTACCTGCTGCGGTAAAGAACATGACGAATGGCCTGCGCTCGGATTTGCTGCACCACTGGCCTATGCTATGTTGTCGGAAGAAGACAGAGCAAACGAAGATATATGCGAGCTGACGACTGACTTATGTGTGGTGCGTTACCCAAACCTCGATCGGGTAGATTATTATGTCCGTGCCGTACTGCTTCAAAAAGTTATTGATCACTGCGATGCATTGGAATATGGTGTTTGGACATCCCTGAGCGAAAAAAGCTTTATGGATTACTATGAGCATTTTGAAAACCAGGAGTATGAGGCAGGTTATTTTGGGTGGCTGGGAAATGCTTTACCAGACTACGAATTTAATGTAGCAATTCCTTTGGATGTAATTTACTCGGGAAAAGGACAGCGTCCTGAATTGGTACCCCATGAAAATGTTGATCATCCTTTTATAAAAGATTATTACAACGGTATCACCAAAGCTGAGGCGGAGCGCCGCATTGCAGCCATGCTGGCTAATATGTAA
- a CDS encoding vanadium-dependent haloperoxidase, which yields MKPIRLLSRFPGVVLLAALVSCSKQDTRLQPISGNGAMVLATGGAGSNATAVPVSWYQLELKLIRETPGFTPPVAARAIAYTGITLHEAVLGNSRYAVSLAGQLNALRSVPAYNRQQQYSWPLVANSAMAQMIRSLFPNASAANQQLIAQLESTNQNAYTDSCTGAVLSRSVAYGKQVADSIYQWSATDGGKDGYLNNFPSSYIPPVGPAYWVPTPPQYQSAMLPYWGNNRTLLKPAASDSVTLLPPAFSTDTTAAFYQAAHLVYQKRLTLTPEETTIALYWADGGGTFTPPGHLIAIAAQLATDQHLGLTQAAALFAQTGISLNDAGIICWKYKYHYNLVRPVTYINRHIDSSWTPLIATPPFPSFTSGHATFTGAAGAVMAGVFGNNFTFTDRQKVPEGFAPRGFTSFNAMIDEAAISRIYGGIHYDFDSEAGKTTGKQLAARVLSLRY from the coding sequence ATGAAACCAATTCGTTTGTTATCCCGCTTTCCGGGAGTTGTACTGTTGGCAGCATTAGTTTCCTGTAGCAAGCAGGACACCCGTTTGCAGCCGATTTCCGGCAACGGGGCCATGGTGCTGGCCACAGGTGGTGCCGGCAGCAATGCCACTGCAGTACCGGTATCCTGGTACCAGCTGGAACTAAAGCTAATCAGGGAAACACCAGGCTTCACGCCGCCGGTGGCGGCACGTGCCATTGCCTATACGGGTATTACGCTGCATGAGGCAGTATTGGGCAATTCGCGGTATGCCGTGTCTTTAGCCGGGCAGCTAAACGCCCTGCGGTCTGTACCTGCCTATAACCGTCAGCAGCAGTACAGCTGGCCACTGGTAGCCAACAGTGCCATGGCCCAGATGATCCGCAGTCTGTTCCCCAATGCCAGCGCTGCCAACCAGCAACTGATCGCACAGCTGGAAAGCACTAACCAGAACGCCTATACAGATAGCTGTACCGGCGCGGTACTCAGCAGGTCTGTTGCATACGGTAAACAGGTGGCAGACAGTATTTACCAGTGGTCTGCCACTGATGGCGGAAAGGATGGTTATCTGAATAACTTTCCATCCAGCTATATTCCGCCCGTGGGGCCTGCCTACTGGGTGCCTACCCCACCACAATATCAGTCGGCCATGCTGCCCTACTGGGGCAACAACCGTACTTTACTGAAGCCTGCTGCATCAGATTCCGTAACACTGCTGCCACCAGCCTTTTCGACAGATACCACCGCTGCTTTCTACCAGGCAGCGCACCTGGTATACCAGAAAAGGCTCACACTTACGCCGGAAGAAACCACGATTGCCCTATACTGGGCAGATGGCGGTGGTACCTTCACCCCACCGGGGCACCTGATCGCCATAGCAGCACAGCTGGCCACAGATCAGCACCTCGGACTTACACAGGCCGCCGCACTGTTTGCCCAGACAGGTATCAGCCTGAACGATGCCGGTATTATCTGCTGGAAATATAAATACCACTACAATCTGGTACGGCCGGTAACCTATATCAACCGCCATATCGACAGTAGCTGGACACCACTGATAGCCACGCCTCCATTCCCTTCCTTTACTTCCGGCCATGCCACCTTTACCGGTGCTGCCGGCGCTGTAATGGCTGGCGTATTTGGCAACAACTTTACTTTCACGGATAGGCAGAAAGTACCGGAAGGCTTTGCGCCACGCGGGTTTACTTCCTTCAATGCCATGATAGACGAAGCCGCTATCTCCAGGATTTATGGCGGTATTCACTACGACTTTGACAGTGAAGCCGGCAAAACCACCGGTAAGCAACTTGCAGCAAGGGTATTATCCTTACGGTATTAA
- a CDS encoding tyrosinase family protein, whose product MANNNVTRVRRSIRELEKMYKDGNKEPLEKLMLAWKGIKELHPDNINSMFNIGGYHGEPFRGQGATDGDYWGGYCNHGNVLFPTWHRAYLFNIENALRSIPGCEDVTLPYWDETEEQSINGGVPFSLTDETVKITGLGEIPNPLRSYQYQKRINDNVGGDDSIYTKPEGTHTVRYPYSGLFGTPAAEKASKIHNDKITPRNGTLILNSNVSGWMRATITLPAIAERLKLGGVARLFELCLNAPNYTVFSNTTSAAHYNTTTPDQVIVPLESPHNDVHLAVGGFDVPAFTLNDYSPYKGANGDMGENDTAGFDPIFFFHHCNVDRMFWVWQKKMGQRDALEIIDKYPGTISGDKANPPSYPYGMNVKLDKNSKLDPFINPKTNDTYIFSDVVNIEEQMGYTYSIGSLDKENWGTSNLAAEQPLTTKKLHVSNINRGNIFGSFLITAYANYEGKEYYIGHHSVLSRWNVLGCSNCRAHINAEAHFNLGDLANKLKLEDFRIEITGRDQFQSQLAETLSATPIQVNII is encoded by the coding sequence ATGGCTAATAACAATGTAACTCGTGTTCGTCGTTCCATTCGTGAACTGGAAAAAATGTACAAGGATGGAAATAAGGAACCACTGGAAAAATTAATGCTCGCCTGGAAAGGCATCAAAGAACTGCACCCGGATAATATTAACTCCATGTTCAATATCGGCGGCTACCACGGCGAACCTTTCAGAGGACAAGGCGCTACGGATGGCGACTACTGGGGTGGTTACTGCAATCATGGCAATGTCCTGTTTCCTACCTGGCACCGTGCCTACCTATTCAATATCGAAAACGCATTGCGTAGCATTCCCGGCTGTGAAGATGTAACATTGCCCTACTGGGACGAAACAGAAGAGCAGTCTATTAACGGTGGTGTACCATTCTCCCTGACAGATGAAACCGTAAAAATCACCGGCCTGGGAGAAATACCCAACCCACTGCGTTCTTATCAATACCAGAAAAGAATTAATGATAATGTAGGTGGTGACGACAGTATCTACACAAAACCGGAAGGCACACATACCGTAAGATATCCGTATTCCGGCCTGTTTGGCACCCCAGCAGCAGAGAAGGCATCAAAAATCCATAACGACAAGATCACTCCCCGCAACGGTACGCTGATCCTGAATTCCAATGTATCAGGATGGATGAGAGCCACTATTACGCTGCCTGCTATTGCCGAAAGACTCAAGCTGGGTGGTGTAGCGAGATTATTTGAGTTATGCCTCAACGCACCTAACTATACCGTATTCTCCAATACTACTTCTGCCGCTCACTATAATACTACAACACCAGACCAGGTGATTGTGCCGCTGGAATCACCCCACAACGACGTACACCTTGCTGTGGGTGGGTTCGATGTGCCGGCTTTTACACTGAATGATTACTCGCCGTATAAAGGCGCTAACGGCGACATGGGCGAAAATGATACTGCCGGCTTTGATCCCATCTTCTTTTTCCATCACTGCAATGTAGATCGTATGTTCTGGGTATGGCAGAAAAAGATGGGCCAGAGAGATGCGCTGGAGATTATTGATAAATACCCGGGAACGATTAGCGGTGATAAGGCTAATCCTCCTTCTTATCCATACGGCATGAATGTGAAGCTGGATAAAAATTCAAAGCTGGACCCATTCATCAACCCTAAAACAAATGACACCTATATCTTCTCTGATGTGGTAAATATTGAGGAGCAAATGGGTTATACCTATTCTATTGGTTCGCTTGATAAAGAGAACTGGGGTACTTCCAATCTTGCAGCAGAACAGCCATTGACGACAAAAAAACTCCATGTATCAAATATAAACAGGGGAAATATCTTCGGCTCTTTCCTGATTACGGCGTATGCCAATTATGAAGGTAAGGAGTACTATATCGGGCATCATTCGGTATTGAGCCGCTGGAATGTATTGGGTTGTTCTAACTGTCGCGCACATATTAATGCAGAGGCACACTTCAACCTGGGTGACCTGGCAAATAAACTGAAACTGGAAGACTTCAGAATTGAAATCACTGGTCGCGACCAATTCCAGTCGCAGCTGGCTGAAACGCTGTCTGCCACACCGATACAGGTAAATATTATCTAA
- a CDS encoding fibronectin type III domain-containing protein translates to MRFGYILFCLLSLINVAAAQQKNVPGQAAVRVVAKPYGDSVVLRWAPTTGLAWEALNHSGYLIERLELHPGADPLKQLLTSVPLKPKTLEQFKQLFAPGNLYAATAAQCLYGKNAAGHIRPGVPGVADQADVLTSRYAFTLQVCDFDPQVASAAALRYVDKQVKPGGVYIYRIYPAAALTMKVDTGIIIVKDSAALTRTTPVLSAVLGRDRTAELHWSRSQPDFYTAYDIERSEDGQHFIKLNNKPFISPKPDPAMVQRDSIQARMYLLLEQQMVFMDSLPQNYHTYHYRIRGINPFGEWSDYSATLTIQGRDLTPPPAPVLQNPKYVTGRSIRLSWKQPAGAPDLKGYYVTRAHTITGPFITLTDKLLSPGINTYTDDSAFIHGSNYYIIAAIDTAGNISSSFAGMGIVPDTTPPAPPVGLAGTIDKQGHVRLHWNRNKEEDAAGYKVYFANNPRDYYSQVTGVAVADTTYTDSITLETLSKDIWYKIAAVDENGNHSRFSAAVKLRRPDIVPPVPPLASKVYVDTAGVQIVFIASSSPDAARYIIYRKTEKSGWEQVAAMPHIPGKDTLHFTDRQLKPLVAYTYCAETIDEDSLHSAKSSPVNAMIKTLPLWPAITTLQVKYNDKTGVATLQWQHHDQGSYFYVLYRAKEGQPLVRFASAAGDAAAFADALGKGVNGNVRYAIQVMYSDGRGAGAVSTPVVVK, encoded by the coding sequence ATGCGTTTTGGTTATATATTATTTTGCCTGTTAAGTTTGATAAACGTGGCAGCGGCGCAGCAAAAAAATGTTCCCGGTCAGGCTGCCGTTAGGGTAGTGGCAAAGCCCTATGGCGACTCCGTTGTACTGCGCTGGGCGCCCACCACTGGGCTGGCCTGGGAAGCACTGAACCATAGCGGCTACCTGATCGAACGGCTGGAGTTGCATCCCGGGGCTGATCCCCTGAAACAGCTGCTGACATCAGTTCCGCTGAAGCCAAAGACCTTAGAACAGTTTAAGCAGTTGTTTGCGCCAGGCAATCTCTATGCCGCTACTGCCGCGCAATGCCTGTATGGGAAAAATGCCGCTGGCCATATCAGGCCCGGCGTGCCCGGTGTGGCAGATCAGGCCGATGTACTGACGAGTCGCTATGCATTTACCTTGCAGGTATGCGACTTTGATCCGCAGGTGGCCTCCGCTGCTGCATTGAGGTATGTAGATAAACAGGTGAAGCCGGGTGGCGTATATATCTATCGTATATATCCAGCTGCTGCATTGACGATGAAGGTAGATACAGGCATTATCATCGTGAAAGACAGCGCTGCACTGACCAGAACAACGCCGGTGTTGTCGGCGGTGCTGGGCCGCGACAGAACGGCTGAACTGCACTGGAGCCGTAGTCAGCCTGACTTTTATACCGCCTATGACATAGAACGAAGTGAAGATGGTCAGCATTTTATTAAGCTGAATAATAAACCATTTATCTCCCCAAAACCTGATCCGGCTATGGTGCAGCGTGATAGCATACAGGCGCGGATGTACCTCCTGCTGGAGCAGCAGATGGTGTTTATGGATAGTTTGCCGCAGAATTATCATACTTATCACTACCGGATCAGAGGCATCAACCCCTTCGGTGAATGGAGCGATTATTCCGCTACCCTGACCATACAGGGAAGGGATCTTACGCCGCCACCGGCACCAGTTTTGCAGAATCCGAAATATGTTACCGGCCGTAGTATCAGGCTATCATGGAAACAGCCAGCCGGCGCCCCTGACCTGAAGGGCTATTACGTTACCCGTGCCCATACGATTACGGGGCCATTCATAACGTTAACGGATAAACTATTATCTCCCGGTATAAATACCTATACAGATGATAGCGCTTTTATTCATGGCAGCAATTATTACATCATTGCCGCTATTGATACGGCGGGCAATATCAGTTCTTCGTTTGCCGGTATGGGCATTGTGCCGGATACCACGCCGCCGGCGCCACCAGTGGGCCTGGCGGGTACCATCGATAAACAGGGACATGTGAGGCTGCACTGGAATCGCAATAAGGAAGAAGATGCAGCCGGATATAAAGTTTATTTCGCCAACAATCCCCGCGATTATTATAGCCAGGTAACCGGTGTTGCGGTGGCCGATACGACCTATACCGATTCAATTACGCTGGAAACGCTATCGAAAGATATCTGGTATAAAATAGCAGCAGTAGATGAAAATGGTAACCATAGCCGGTTTTCGGCGGCGGTCAAATTACGGCGGCCTGACATTGTGCCACCAGTACCACCGCTGGCATCAAAGGTATATGTAGATACCGCCGGCGTACAGATCGTATTTATTGCCTCTTCCAGTCCGGATGCGGCGAGGTATATCATCTACCGTAAAACGGAAAAATCTGGCTGGGAACAGGTAGCTGCCATGCCGCATATTCCTGGTAAGGATACGCTTCATTTTACTGACAGACAGCTGAAACCACTGGTAGCGTATACATACTGTGCAGAAACCATTGATGAAGATAGTCTGCATTCTGCTAAATCATCGCCTGTAAATGCTATGATTAAAACCTTGCCGTTGTGGCCCGCTATCACTACATTACAGGTGAAATACAACGATAAAACAGGGGTAGCCACATTGCAATGGCAGCACCATGATCAGGGCAGTTACTTTTATGTGCTTTATAGAGCAAAAGAGGGTCAGCCGCTGGTGCGGTTTGCTTCGGCTGCCGGAGATGCTGCCGCATTTGCGGATGCTCTGGGGAAAGGTGTAAACGGTAATGTCCGGTATGCGATCCAGGTAATGTATAGTGATGGGAGAGGAGCCGGTGCTGTAAGTACGCCGGTTGTCGTGAAATAA